CCATTTCTGATTCAAGACGAGCCAGAAATATGCCTCCTAACAGGGATACTTGTGTTGCGTCAGTTAGGACAAGGGGATCAGTTGATGGTCACACCAGGACCAGGCTCTCCAATCAAGGAAATGGAAACAGTTTGTCACCAAATCATCCCTCTGTTACCATCCCACAAATGCTTCAATCTGACATACCTATAGAATTGAATGATCCTAGTTCGTCACATCAGCTCTCTGCAGAAACTCCCTCGAGTCGTGCAATATCTTTCAGTCGACCAGGCAGTAGCAGCGAAAGCTTACAGGGTGTTTTGTCGGCAAGTCCTACAGAAGTTGGTATTAGCCGCTCTTTGATGAATCAGAGTAGTATCAGGCGCTACAACATAGATGGTATTGCAGAGGTACTAGGAATACAtagtttcttttaaataaatcaGCTTACTATGGTCTTGAAAGAAAGCCTCGTTATGTGGagctttttctttaaaatatttgtgcAGATTTTAATGGCTCTTGAGAGGATTGAACAAGATGAAGAGTTAACATACGAGGTAATTTTCTATGGGTTTTTGCTTAACATGATTCACTGTTCGTTATTGACTCAACTTGCTTCTTAATGGCATATATGTCCATGATCAGCTTCTATGGATTTTTGCTTAACATGATTCACTGTTCGTTATTGACTCTTCTTTCTTGTCTTTGCAGCAAATACTTGTTCTGGAGACTAACTTGCTTCTTAATGGCATATATGTCCATGATCAGCATAGAGACATGAGACTGGATATTGATAACATGTCATATGAGGTTTGTTGGTATCTTACATTGGTGCTAAACTTCACTTCTCTTCCGTTCTATCTTTGTGGAATAGTTGTGTTCAGAAGTTTGGAACCATTTTGTCTAAGCTGTTCTGGAAACCATTTTACTTCTATATGACAGGAATTATTAGCTCTAGAAGAGAGGATGGGAACTGTGAGCACTGCACTACCAGAAGAAGCAATGTCGGAATGCCTGAAAAAAAGCATTTATGAGTCTATAGTTCCAAAGGATGAATATATGGGCTGCAGTGGGGATAAAGATGATGTCAAATGCAGTATCTGTCAGGTTTTTTCCCCCTTACTTTCTACTACATTACAGATTTTCATGGGCGCTGAATTAGTCTTGAAATAGAAATTATAAAGCCAAGTCAAATTATTTGAGGGATTTGGTTTAAGCTGGGATTGGATTAGGTTTCAATCACTTAGAACGAGTGTTAAGGGGAAGCTATATATTGGATTCATCTAAAGTTTTAAAGTGCATTGCTTTGCAAACAATTGCAATCTCTAGATAGTTCCTGTGGTCAACTGAGAACAAGCCATTATCTTAATGCAGGTTGTCAGGTTCTTCAGTATGTATTTAACTGTATTTGCACGTAgttacaaatgaaaaataatctaGTCAGATTTTCGATTTCACCGACCTATACTGCCTTGGTTTTGAGTATTAACTTGCTTTCGTCATTGTCTagcctctctttctttctcataaaaaaaatttgttatttttttccccctcaACAACAGGAGGAGTATGTGGTTGGAGATGAAATGGGTAGACTGCAATGCCAGCACTTATATCATTTGGGCTGCATACAACAGTGGCTTCGGTTGAAAAATTGGTGCCCCATATGCAAAGCATCGGCGGCACCCTCACTATCGCTTTTGACTTCCTCTTAGTTCAATTTAAAAGATCAGGTTGGAGGAGACCTGCTTTTTCCTTTGGTACAGATTAAGTTTGTTTCTTCgttttcattctttttatttttccttctttaatGTCCATGTACATATCAAATTTCTTTCATCTGAATCAACTAATAAACACAGGCTATTGGCTTGATTGGTTTATCTTCACGTTGAAATTGTGaatcaaatctctctctctctctctctgtgttttaaGGAATATAATCTacgattttcatgattttaatttatctctgtGTAACACACCTCACAAATTAAAATAGTGAAACACTGATTTGCTCTCTTCCAGGGGAGCTCCTCCAAGAAAATGAGACGGAAAATTAGGACTGTAACACTCTGGCCAACGGTACTCGCTTAGGCTTATGGTATCGTTGCTAAAACCTGTtatgaacaagaaaaatatttatcatctgAAAAGAGGAAAAACGGGGTCCGTCTAAAGAAGTGGCTTAATAGGTATTATTTCATTCATGGCGTTCATCtatatttctttccttcttacTAAGAAGAAACTGATAGCAGGTAAGGGATTGTGTATAAATATGAAAAGCATGCCATGTACTGGAAAAAGGACAGAGCAAAGATTTATTCCCAGTTCAACAAAACTCGAGGAATCGTAGAGTCTACAACTCATGGATTATTTGAACTTTGTCCACTTGAAAACAGTCATAAGAACAAAGCAACCTGGgtccaaaagaaaagaacagacCAACATGGTATTAGAATCAGGGGCGTCCATAAGCACTCTTCCCCTCTAAATGGGGAGGTCGATGAATCAATCAAAGAAAGGATGATTTGGGAAAGCTCCACATCATCAAATACATTATCCAAGTACTCATCTCTCTCACACCACAAATAATCAGAAAAATTGCTGGATGAATGGATGAGTCAACtgactttttgtttatttcggATACCCGTCACAGACTACAGTCTATTTAAGCCTCCTTTGCATTCCCAATAGATTCTGATTTGAATGGAATAATTCTTTTGAgagtctttctctctcttcttcatgtttcttttgtcttttcccCAGCTTCTTCTGTCTTCTCTCTTTAtcgtcttcttccttcttctgtcttacttttatctcattttcgcTTCTTACTCCTCTCATTTTCCTCTCTTCTTGGCTTCTTTTGATCTTAGAAATTTCTCCTAGTGCCTATTATCCTGCAACAGCACCACCCCACTAAGTCCCGGTTTGGATtgacaactcatctcaactcattttatctcattattacaatttttttaaattttcacacaaaatataataaaaaattcaatcttttcaaatctcaaaataataagattattaaaaaaataatattctaataatattttattcaatttatctaaaaccatctcaactcatctctaaattcaaacggGACCTTAGATGTGTTTCCTGTCAATATGGAATCTACATCTTTAGTGGATATCCCAATCCATTGGGCAAAGTTGAAATGGCTGTGGGAAGAACTTTTGATGGCTAATGACAGTAGTTTAGTCTTAACACTACTTCTCCTCCCCAATGTTCCCCCACTTATTCTACTGTCAATTACTGATTAGTCGAGTCGTTCCAACAAAATTGTAAGCTTTAAGCTCTGATAGGTAAATTTGTATTGTAgttgcaaattaaaatataaacttcAGCACGATTTCTAAATTATTGTTTAGTAGGGAAGTTAAATACAAATTATCACGGAATATTCAGTGGATGTTAATGTTTTGTGTGTACGATTATCAACTCGCAGATTTCCGAGCAACAGAGCATACTGTTCTTATGACAGTTTATTTTACCTTCCAGAATTTCCCCAGGTTTCCTACTATTGGCTGTATATTGTACGCAAAACTCAAGATCTATGTATCTGGTGATGAGAAAATTCAGGCCTATACGAACTGCATCCGCCGTGAGGCAAGCAGACATGGAAATTCTGTTAGTAAGTTCCACTGCATCAGTGGGACACAGAGATTGAGCTTAATACAAGGACCCAGAAACCAATCCATGCTCGGACCTCATTTATCTTAAAGATTAGCTCGACCTGGAGCGGTTCTGATTTCTCATCGCCACAGAAAAAACGAATACTTCAGCAGTGTCTGAAAACAGACAGATGTAAGCCCTTCAAACTAGGAGGAAAAAACCAGCTTCATGTGTCAATTGACGGCCACGGGGCTTTATCCAAGTCACTGCCGTCCCTCGCAAAATGCATGGGTAGAAATTTTCTCAAGCCAAAATAACCAATCTTTACCAAGTTGCTTCAGTTGTTGCCCGGCATAAACCTGTAATCAAGCAAAAATTTACCCAATTTTGCTTATGCAAGTAGCTTTTTTTGCAAGAGTCTGGAAGCATGGTGCCTTTTCAGCTCATGCGCAGACCTAGCTCCTACCAATTACAACTTACAGCCAACATtcaacatgaaaataaacattCCAGCATGGTCCACGGCAACCTCTTGAT
This genomic interval from Juglans microcarpa x Juglans regia isolate MS1-56 chromosome 4D, Jm3101_v1.0, whole genome shotgun sequence contains the following:
- the LOC121261240 gene encoding probable E3 ubiquitin-protein ligase RHG1A isoform X2; protein product: MDEYSGKRAVDGIVVSRKGSGLVLRDNANNRDPNAQFCNRLGCSGRLNSRGSQNGCSEKAKSSRPSLRSSSSGKEIIGSSSRTCLTIGNGRKSTMEPRRKISSQLDTDSSETSSVQDEPEVAEPTPSPGKIHRGAENADSESDTSMEVGSSSVASGIRPQKNPHQGSGFRNRDTLVSSSISMGSKSSGQATGAGASRRGVRNLRSNSIPDALPSGCSALDSILSKRKDIVKRRNSEGESSSNVGGKKKSGSSLEGRNSSSSHGISISDSRRARNMPPNRDTCVASVRTRGSVDGHTRTRLSNQGNGNSLSPNHPSVTIPQMLQSDIPIELNDPSSSHQLSAETPSSRAISFSRPGSSSESLQGVLSASPTEVGISRSLMNQSSIRRYNIDGIAEILMALERIEQDEELTYEHRDMRLDIDNMSYEELLALEERMGTVSTALPEEAMSECLKKSIYESIVPKDEYMGCSGDKDDVKCSICQEEYVVGDEMGRLQCQHLYHLGCIQQWLRLKNWCPICKASAAPSLSLLTSS
- the LOC121261240 gene encoding probable E3 ubiquitin-protein ligase RHG1A isoform X1 produces the protein MDEYSGKRAVDGIVVSRKGSGLVLRDNANNRDPNAQFCNRLGCSGRLNSRGSQNGCSEKAKSSRPSLRSSSSGKEIIGSSSRTCLTIGNGRKSTMEPRRKISSQLDTDSSETSSVQDEPEVAEPTPSPGKIHRGAENADSESDTSMEVGSSSVASGIRPQKNPHQGSGFRNRDTLVSSSISMGSKSSGQATGAGASRRGVRNLRSNSIPDALPSGCSALDSILSKRKDIVKRRNSEGESSSNVGGKKKSGSSLEGRNSSSSHGISISDSRRARNMPPNRDTCVASVRTRGSVDGHTRTRLSNQGNGNSLSPNHPSVTIPQMLQSDIPIELNDPSSSHQLSAETPSSRAISFSRPGSSSESLQGVLSASPTEVGISRSLMNQSSIRRYNIDGIAEILMALERIEQDEELTYEQILVLETNLLLNGIYVHDQHRDMRLDIDNMSYEELLALEERMGTVSTALPEEAMSECLKKSIYESIVPKDEYMGCSGDKDDVKCSICQEEYVVGDEMGRLQCQHLYHLGCIQQWLRLKNWCPICKASAAPSLSLLTSS